The Pantoea nemavictus genome includes a region encoding these proteins:
- a CDS encoding isovaleryl-CoA dehydrogenase, whose protein sequence is MNWHTHTVFNQPQPLSNSNLFTRDSALCEAVVREGASWGREWLASVGLQLGSAESLELGRLANVEAPELLRYNARGERLDEVRFHPAWHLLMQGLCASRLHNLSWQPDVQPQAMVARTARFILHAQVEAGSLCPVTMTHAAIPLLQNHLPEPYADWREALLSDRYDAHHLPGNKKRGLLIGMGMTEKQGGTDVLSNTTRAEPLGVRGPGAAYRITGHKWFFSVPQSDAHLILAQTPQGLSCFFLPRLLPDGTRNAIRIERLKDKLGNRSNASAEVEFQDAVGWLMGEEGDGVRLILKMGGMTRFDCALGSHGQMRRALSIAIYHAQQRQVMGKNLIDQPLMRAVLAQQALQLEGQTALLMRLARAWSTPASEHERLYARLFTPAAKFVVCQAGMPFVAEAMEALGGIGYCEESELPRLYREMPVNSIWEGSGNVMCLDVLRVMGRHSEVIAMLHDEFDAVKGSNRHFDRRWRQLRLQLAHVREEQARDVTRELLLLASAAILLKVAEPPLADGWCQQHLDMRGKRALTDDLCARLLLRSSAG, encoded by the coding sequence ATGAATTGGCACACCCACACCGTATTCAATCAGCCCCAGCCGCTCAGCAACAGCAATCTGTTTACCCGCGATAGCGCCTTGTGCGAGGCAGTGGTACGCGAAGGCGCCAGCTGGGGCCGCGAATGGCTGGCTTCCGTTGGGCTGCAGCTGGGCAGTGCCGAATCCCTTGAATTGGGGCGATTGGCTAACGTCGAAGCGCCGGAGCTGCTGCGCTACAACGCGCGCGGGGAGCGTCTCGACGAAGTACGTTTTCATCCAGCATGGCATCTGCTGATGCAGGGACTGTGTGCCAGCCGGCTGCACAATCTCAGCTGGCAGCCCGATGTACAGCCGCAGGCGATGGTGGCGCGTACCGCCAGATTTATCCTGCATGCCCAGGTCGAAGCGGGCTCGCTGTGCCCGGTGACCATGACGCACGCCGCCATTCCACTGCTGCAGAATCATCTGCCAGAACCTTATGCTGACTGGCGCGAAGCCTTGCTCAGCGATCGCTACGATGCGCATCATCTGCCGGGCAATAAGAAACGCGGCCTATTAATTGGCATGGGCATGACGGAAAAGCAGGGCGGCACCGATGTGTTGAGCAACACCACGCGCGCTGAACCACTTGGCGTGCGCGGGCCGGGCGCAGCGTATCGCATCACCGGTCACAAATGGTTTTTCTCCGTGCCGCAAAGCGATGCGCATCTGATTTTGGCGCAAACCCCGCAAGGACTGAGCTGCTTCTTCCTGCCACGCCTGCTGCCGGACGGCACGCGCAACGCGATTCGCATTGAACGTCTCAAAGACAAACTCGGTAATCGCTCCAACGCCAGTGCTGAAGTGGAGTTTCAGGATGCGGTGGGTTGGCTGATGGGCGAAGAGGGCGACGGCGTGCGGCTGATCCTGAAAATGGGCGGCATGACGCGCTTCGACTGCGCGTTAGGTAGCCATGGGCAGATGCGCCGGGCGCTATCGATTGCCATCTATCATGCGCAGCAGCGCCAGGTGATGGGCAAAAACCTTATTGATCAGCCGCTGATGCGCGCAGTGCTGGCGCAGCAGGCGCTGCAGCTGGAAGGGCAAACCGCGCTGCTAATGCGTCTGGCTCGCGCCTGGTCAACGCCCGCCAGCGAACATGAACGCTTATATGCCCGCTTGTTCACACCCGCCGCTAAGTTCGTCGTCTGCCAGGCGGGGATGCCCTTTGTGGCGGAAGCGATGGAAGCGCTGGGCGGCATCGGCTACTGCGAAGAGAGCGAACTGCCGCGGCTGTATCGTGAAATGCCTGTTAACAGCATCTGGGAAGGCTCTGGCAACGTCATGTGCCTTGATGTACTGCGTGTGATGGGGCGCCATTCTGAAGTGATAGCCATGCTGCATGATGAATTTGATGCGGTTAAAGGCAGCAATCGCCATTTCGATCGCCGCTGGCGCCAGCTGCGTTTGCAGCTCGCCCATGTGCGGGAAGAGCAGGCGCGAGACGTCACGCGTGAACTGTTATTACTGGCCAGTGCTGCGATCCTGCTAAAAGTGGCCGAACCGCCGTTGGCTGATGGCTGGTGTCAGCAGCACCTCGATATGCGCGGCAAACGCGCCTTAACTGACGATCTCTGCGCGCGCTTACTGTTGCGCTCCAGTGCTGGCTGA
- the rlmB gene encoding 23S rRNA (guanosine(2251)-2'-O)-methyltransferase RlmB, with protein sequence MSEIIFGIHSVQALLERDPQRFQEVFILKGREDRRLQPLILALEAQGIPVQVANRQWLDSQVEGGVHQGIVARVKPGKQYQEGDLPDLLQSLEKPFLLVLDGVTDPHNLGACLRSADAAGVHAVIVPKDRAAPLNATAKKVASGAAENVPLIRVTNLARTLRLLQEYNVWVVGTAGEADHTVYQSKMTGPMALVMGAEGEGMRRLTREHCDELISIPMAGSVSSLNVSVATGVCLFEAVRQRQA encoded by the coding sequence ATGAGCGAAATAATTTTTGGTATTCATAGCGTGCAGGCGCTGCTGGAACGCGATCCTCAGCGTTTTCAGGAAGTCTTTATCCTTAAAGGCCGCGAAGATCGTCGCCTGCAGCCGCTGATCCTCGCATTGGAAGCTCAGGGAATTCCGGTGCAGGTTGCCAATCGTCAATGGCTGGATAGCCAGGTTGAAGGCGGCGTGCATCAGGGGATTGTGGCGCGCGTGAAACCGGGCAAGCAGTACCAGGAAGGTGATCTGCCGGATCTGCTGCAGAGCCTGGAGAAGCCGTTCCTGCTGGTGCTGGATGGTGTTACCGATCCGCACAATCTTGGCGCATGCCTGCGTAGCGCAGATGCTGCCGGCGTGCATGCCGTCATCGTGCCGAAAGACCGCGCAGCACCGCTGAACGCCACGGCGAAGAAAGTCGCCAGCGGCGCGGCAGAAAACGTACCGTTGATTCGGGTGACGAACCTGGCGCGTACCCTGCGTTTGCTGCAGGAATACAACGTCTGGGTGGTCGGCACTGCGGGTGAAGCCGATCACACCGTTTATCAAAGTAAAATGACCGGCCCGATGGCGCTGGTGATGGGCGCGGAAGGTGAAGGTATGCGTCGTCTCACGCGTGAACACTGTGATGAGCTAATTAGCATCCCAATGGCAGGTAGCGTCTCGTCACTGAACGTATCTGTGGCCACCGGCGTTTGTCTGTTCGAGGCCGTTCGTCAGCGTCAGGCGTGA